A single window of Chitinophaga sp. XS-30 DNA harbors:
- a CDS encoding ribonuclease E inhibitor RraB, protein MKNKKKTGIAGLALAILTILIMGLFDFWKPKSNNGQFVGEIAFNSNRDRQMQMTPQVLDQLRKLNITADKELKLEYFFYTNKAEKAEQLATEIRKLNYTVQYGVSAGDKKLVVVTGWTPKMRMADEVVAHWTEQMCELGYKFDCEFDGWGTDPSQDGNSEDTTENAFEGLRSMAFSTTPEVLGLSLPADKISVYGLIMDWGMDGAVATSVSYQTGDASLYLSSGGGIVGGGQHQNVNSAAKKFVSLGQAFLDKAAKTQTTIPPATDQVKFYFLTNNGIYVGQDIMKNFENNSSPWLKLFEEGNNVLIELRRTNE, encoded by the coding sequence ATGAAAAATAAGAAAAAAACAGGCATCGCAGGGCTGGCTTTAGCAATACTAACAATCTTGATAATGGGACTATTTGACTTTTGGAAACCAAAATCCAACAATGGACAATTTGTTGGCGAGATAGCTTTTAACAGTAACCGGGACAGACAAATGCAAATGACCCCGCAAGTACTTGACCAGTTGAGAAAGTTAAATATTACTGCCGACAAAGAACTCAAACTTGAATACTTCTTCTATACAAACAAAGCAGAAAAAGCGGAGCAACTGGCAACTGAAATAAGGAAGTTGAATTATACAGTTCAATACGGTGTTTCGGCTGGCGATAAAAAACTAGTTGTTGTAACTGGCTGGACGCCCAAGATGAGAATGGCAGATGAAGTCGTTGCACATTGGACGGAACAAATGTGTGAACTGGGGTATAAGTTTGATTGCGAATTTGACGGTTGGGGAACTGATCCAAGCCAGGACGGCAATAGTGAGGATACAACTGAAAACGCCTTTGAAGGTCTAAGAAGCATGGCGTTTTCTACAACTCCGGAAGTGCTTGGCCTCTCATTGCCGGCAGATAAAATTTCAGTTTACGGCTTGATAATGGACTGGGGAATGGATGGTGCTGTAGCAACATCGGTTTCATATCAGACGGGTGATGCAAGTTTATATTTAAGTTCAGGTGGAGGCATTGTCGGCGGAGGACAACATCAAAATGTAAATAGTGCAGCAAAGAAATTTGTGAGTTTAGGCCAGGCATTTCTTGACAAAGCAGCCAAAACTCAAACAACAATCCCGCCGGCAACAGATCAGGTAAAATTCTATTTTCTGACAAACAACGGGATTTACGTAGGGCAAGACATAATGAAGAACTTTGAAAACAATTCTTCTCCCTGGTTAAAATTATTTGAGGAAGGGAATAATGTGTTGATAGAATTACGTAGGACAAACGAATAA
- a CDS encoding RNA polymerase sigma factor encodes MHLSDKLISLWGKVREGDKEALFVLYDDMYFHLVRYGLSQYADSDLVKDCIGQLFLKLWDRHESLNDVENVQSYLFTSLRRLLHDYLNAQNRVSTSIRNIQEEDEASYEEIIIAREKEEEVRRNLSNALKTLSPKQIELIRLKFFENLSYKEIAHISSQSVKTSYNTIYDALKVLRLKLRM; translated from the coding sequence ATGCATTTGTCAGATAAGCTAATTTCTTTGTGGGGGAAAGTACGGGAAGGCGACAAGGAGGCGTTATTCGTGCTGTATGACGACATGTATTTTCATCTTGTTCGTTATGGCTTATCGCAGTATGCAGACAGTGATCTGGTCAAGGATTGCATCGGCCAATTGTTCCTGAAGTTATGGGACAGGCATGAGAGCCTGAATGATGTAGAAAATGTACAGTCTTATTTGTTCACTTCATTAAGGAGGCTGCTCCATGATTATCTGAATGCCCAAAACCGGGTTAGCACTTCCATCCGTAATATACAGGAGGAAGATGAGGCTTCTTATGAAGAAATAATTATCGCCCGGGAAAAGGAAGAAGAGGTCAGAAGAAACCTTAGCAATGCATTAAAAACGTTATCCCCAAAGCAGATCGAATTGATCCGGTTAAAATTTTTTGAAAATCTTTCCTATAAAGAAATTGCCCACATTAGTTCCCAAAGCGTCAAAACTTCCTACAACACCATATACGACGCGCTTAAAGTCCTCCGGCTCAAGCTCAGAATGTGA
- a CDS encoding FecR family protein, whose protein sequence is MNLQHPEPEDLLCDESFLRFCRGEEKADVLFWENWIEAHPDKFTVVSNAKRLFEVLSAGQGNRLEQLASLKDAIARRERFKEAVLHNTPGIPLPQPGRVVKFNRRHFVGYAASIAVLITVSVWAYTKYGGKHVRAPHNYEYYTSQGKHKTIMLPDSSVIMLNENSHLSISKNFDARHREVTITGEAFFDIKHDAAHPFVVHTSEYRIRVLGTSFNVKSYPGGSRTETDLISGKVEIVPAGVERGERVILRPNEKFILEREVPAGPGAPVLLAPRKGTVAKLNVDTLTRHATETSWTRRKMEIKDETFEQIAQKLQSWYGIKITFASEAVRKYRYTATFDGETIFKALQYLQQTYPFTYRVEQDSIVITQS, encoded by the coding sequence ATGAATCTGCAACATCCCGAACCTGAAGATCTCCTCTGTGACGAGTCTTTCCTGCGATTTTGCCGGGGAGAAGAAAAGGCCGATGTTTTATTCTGGGAGAACTGGATCGAAGCGCATCCGGATAAGTTTACCGTTGTAAGCAATGCGAAGCGGTTGTTTGAAGTGTTGAGTGCCGGACAAGGCAATCGTCTTGAGCAATTAGCTTCTTTGAAGGATGCCATCGCCCGGAGGGAGCGGTTTAAGGAAGCCGTATTGCATAATACTCCCGGGATACCGCTTCCGCAGCCAGGGCGGGTTGTAAAATTCAACAGGAGACATTTCGTTGGATACGCTGCATCAATTGCAGTGTTGATCACTGTCAGCGTTTGGGCCTATACAAAATATGGCGGAAAGCATGTGCGGGCACCTCATAACTACGAATATTATACTTCACAAGGCAAACATAAAACAATCATGCTGCCGGATAGTAGCGTGATCATGCTGAACGAGAACAGCCACTTGTCTATTAGCAAAAATTTCGATGCCCGGCACAGGGAAGTAACCATAACCGGAGAGGCTTTTTTCGACATCAAGCATGACGCAGCACATCCGTTTGTTGTACATACCAGTGAATACAGGATCAGGGTATTAGGCACCTCTTTCAATGTAAAGTCCTATCCCGGTGGAAGCAGAACGGAGACGGACCTGATATCCGGTAAAGTGGAGATTGTGCCTGCCGGTGTTGAGCGGGGAGAAAGGGTGATCCTGAGGCCCAATGAGAAATTCATCCTTGAACGGGAAGTCCCTGCCGGCCCGGGGGCGCCTGTTCTCCTTGCTCCCCGTAAAGGGACTGTTGCAAAGCTGAATGTAGATACGTTGACGCGTCATGCCACGGAGACTTCCTGGACGCGCAGAAAGATGGAAATAAAAGATGAGACTTTTGAACAGATAGCACAGAAGCTGCAGTCCTGGTACGGAATAAAAATAACCTTTGCCAGCGAGGCTGTCAGGAAATACAGGTACACCGCGACTTTTGACGGTGAGACGATTTTTAAAGCACTGCAATATTTACAGCAAACTTATCCATTCACTTATAGGGTCGAACAAGATTCGATTGTAATTACTCAAAGCTAG
- a CDS encoding TonB-dependent receptor, which yields MTGIPSGYGQNRQAQHSITLDADSASVADVLLKVQQQGHFRFVYSNGLLDDKRLISIHLKNGSLRQLMDIVLRDSDLIFEVKENGIVLLKKPAVEKKSPAAGSQKISGTVKDSSGTALPGVSVTVKGKANIGTTTDMNGGFFLEVPGNDAVLVFSMVGFNPREIALSDQTSIDIRLAAAPYHLDEAVIVAFGKQKKTDVVGAVTSINPSELKVPSSNLTTALAGRIAGLIAYQRSGEPGADNASFFIRGVTTFGYKKDPLILIDGVEVTTTDLARLQVDDIANFSILKDATATALYGARGANGVILISTKQGKEGRPVYSIRLENSLSEPTQNIKLADPVTYMRLANEATLTRNPLGITTYSREKIDNTIAGTNKYAYPATDWLKVLFKDHTMNQRMDANVSGGASVARYYVSAAFTQDNGILNVPKLNNFNNNIDLKTYSIRSNVDVNLTRSTLLITRISGSFQDYVGPINGGTQVYNEIMHANPVLFPAFYEPDEANMFTHHILFGNYGTGNYVNPYANMVKGYKTYTTSTINAQAELRQKLDLITSGLSFNAMVNTSRYAYSDITRSYTPFFYSLGSYDKGSDSYVLNPINPDAGTEYLNYPAGGGRKLITTSVYFQGILNYSRTFNNKHGLSGSLVYQAQNSISGDFTSLETSLPARNLGISGRATYNYDQRYYVEYNFGYNGSERFDKKHRFGYFPSAGVAWNVSNEEFWRKKLIGTVTNLKLRATYGLVGNDAIGSAMDRFFYLSEVNMNDGSKGSAFGSVIGNLYRRNGISVLRYANPDITWEIAHQTNIGLDMSLWNKLNVTLDAYSTYRSNILMVRASIPSTMGLANIPSANIGAATSRGLDASLDFNQPINKDWWIQGRANFTLAMSKYDKYEEPAYENEPWLSRVGYSLSQRWGYIGERLFIDDKDVANSPAQTFGTYGAGDIKYRDINRDGQITSLDKVPIGYPTDPEIVYGFGLSFGYKSIDFSAFFQGQSRSSFFINSTTTAPFADNNALLKAYADDHWSEDNRNIYALWPRLSPDVNINNAQPSTWWQRNGKFMRLKQLEIGYSLSKNLMNKLKLKTFRFYVNGSNLFSLSSFRLWDIEMAGNGLGYPLQRVVNAGVQTSF from the coding sequence ATGACAGGGATCCCTTCCGGCTATGGTCAGAACAGGCAGGCGCAGCATAGCATCACGTTGGATGCCGACAGTGCGTCGGTTGCTGATGTACTGCTTAAAGTACAGCAGCAGGGGCATTTTCGGTTTGTTTACAGCAATGGTTTATTGGATGACAAACGTCTGATCAGCATTCACTTGAAAAATGGCAGCCTCCGGCAATTAATGGACATCGTTCTCCGGGATAGCGACCTCATCTTCGAGGTAAAGGAAAACGGGATCGTGCTATTGAAAAAGCCGGCTGTTGAAAAAAAATCTCCTGCCGCAGGCAGCCAGAAGATCAGCGGTACAGTAAAAGACAGCAGTGGCACTGCTTTGCCGGGGGTGTCTGTGACCGTAAAAGGAAAGGCCAATATTGGCACTACCACTGATATGAATGGAGGTTTTTTCCTTGAGGTACCGGGAAATGATGCCGTACTGGTATTCAGCATGGTTGGTTTTAATCCGCGGGAGATTGCGCTGTCAGATCAAACCTCCATTGATATCAGGCTTGCTGCAGCCCCTTATCATCTTGACGAAGCGGTAATTGTTGCTTTCGGCAAGCAGAAGAAGACCGATGTTGTTGGCGCTGTCACGTCTATTAATCCTTCCGAATTAAAAGTGCCTTCCAGCAATTTAACTACAGCATTGGCCGGCAGGATAGCGGGGTTGATCGCTTATCAGCGTTCGGGCGAACCCGGCGCCGATAACGCAAGTTTTTTTATCAGGGGGGTTACTACGTTTGGCTATAAGAAAGATCCGCTCATCCTGATTGACGGGGTAGAAGTAACAACAACCGACCTTGCAAGATTGCAGGTTGATGATATTGCTAATTTTTCTATTCTGAAAGATGCCACAGCTACAGCTTTATACGGCGCCCGGGGCGCCAACGGCGTCATCCTTATCAGCACCAAACAAGGGAAGGAAGGCAGACCTGTTTATTCCATCAGGTTGGAGAACTCTCTTTCAGAACCTACACAAAATATCAAACTAGCCGATCCTGTTACCTATATGCGGCTGGCGAATGAGGCCACCCTCACCCGGAATCCGCTGGGTATTACAACTTACAGCCGGGAAAAAATAGACAATACGATTGCCGGCACAAATAAATATGCTTATCCCGCTACGGACTGGCTTAAAGTGCTGTTCAAGGATCACACTATGAACCAGCGGATGGACGCCAATGTAAGCGGCGGCGCATCTGTGGCCAGATATTATGTGTCGGCTGCCTTTACGCAGGATAATGGTATACTTAACGTTCCCAAACTGAATAACTTCAACAACAATATTGATCTTAAGACGTATTCTATCCGCTCCAATGTGGATGTCAACCTCACCAGGTCTACGCTGCTGATCACAAGGATCTCGGGGAGCTTCCAGGATTATGTAGGACCCATTAACGGGGGGACGCAGGTGTATAACGAGATCATGCACGCTAACCCGGTACTGTTTCCCGCTTTTTATGAGCCGGATGAGGCAAATATGTTCACACATCATATTTTGTTCGGAAATTATGGAACAGGAAATTATGTGAATCCTTATGCGAATATGGTAAAGGGATATAAAACCTATACCACATCCACCATAAACGCGCAGGCGGAGCTAAGGCAAAAGCTGGATCTTATTACTTCAGGATTGTCTTTCAACGCTATGGTAAACACCAGCAGGTATGCTTACTCGGATATTACCCGCTCCTATACGCCGTTTTTTTATAGCCTGGGCAGTTATGACAAAGGGAGCGATAGCTATGTGCTCAACCCAATTAATCCTGATGCAGGCACGGAATACCTGAATTATCCTGCCGGTGGAGGCAGAAAACTGATAACAACATCTGTCTATTTTCAGGGAATACTTAATTACAGCAGAACTTTTAACAATAAACACGGCCTGAGCGGCAGCCTGGTTTACCAGGCGCAAAATAGTATTTCGGGGGACTTCACAAGCCTGGAAACGTCTCTACCCGCCAGGAACCTGGGCATTTCAGGAAGGGCCACCTATAACTATGATCAACGGTATTATGTGGAGTATAATTTTGGATATAACGGTTCTGAGCGATTTGACAAAAAACATCGTTTTGGCTACTTCCCTTCCGCCGGTGTTGCATGGAATGTTTCCAACGAGGAATTCTGGAGAAAGAAACTCATCGGCACGGTTACAAATCTTAAATTAAGGGCCACCTATGGCCTGGTTGGTAATGATGCCATCGGTAGTGCGATGGACAGGTTCTTCTACCTTTCCGAAGTGAACATGAATGACGGTTCAAAAGGCAGCGCTTTCGGCTCCGTTATAGGCAACCTCTATCGCAGGAACGGTATCAGCGTGCTGCGTTATGCCAATCCGGACATTACCTGGGAGATCGCACATCAGACGAACATCGGGCTCGATATGAGCTTATGGAATAAATTGAATGTCACGCTCGATGCATACAGCACCTACAGATCGAATATATTGATGGTAAGGGCATCTATCCCCAGTACTATGGGACTGGCCAATATTCCCAGCGCAAACATCGGAGCCGCCACATCCAGAGGGCTAGATGCCTCTTTGGATTTTAACCAGCCCATCAATAAAGATTGGTGGATACAGGGCCGGGCAAACTTTACGCTGGCCATGAGCAAGTATGACAAATATGAAGAACCTGCCTATGAAAACGAGCCGTGGCTATCGAGGGTAGGATATTCTTTGTCCCAGCGCTGGGGATACATCGGAGAACGATTGTTTATTGACGATAAAGACGTTGCCAATTCGCCGGCTCAGACATTTGGCACGTATGGCGCCGGTGATATTAAATACAGGGACATCAACAGAGACGGGCAGATCACCTCGCTGGATAAAGTGCCCATAGGATATCCCACCGATCCTGAGATCGTTTATGGTTTCGGATTATCCTTCGGGTACAAATCAATTGATTTTTCCGCATTCTTCCAGGGGCAGTCAAGATCCTCTTTTTTCATCAACTCCACTACTACCGCACCATTTGCGGATAATAACGCCCTTTTGAAAGCATATGCTGATGATCACTGGTCTGAAGACAACAGGAACATTTATGCGTTGTGGCCGCGATTGAGCCCTGATGTAAATATAAATAATGCACAACCGAGTACCTGGTGGCAGCGCAATGGAAAATTCATGAGATTAAAACAGCTGGAGATCGGGTATTCTCTTTCAAAAAACCTGATGAATAAATTGAAGCTGAAGACATTTCGTTTTTATGTGAACGGGAGCAACCTGTTCTCCCTCTCTTCCTTCAGGTTATGGGATATTGAAATGGCCGGCAATGGGCTGGGCTATCCTTTGCAGCGTGTTGTCAATGCAGGTGTTCAGACGTCATTTTAA
- a CDS encoding RagB/SusD family nutrient uptake outer membrane protein, which translates to MSVQKLLIFLAIPCLIFGSCRKYLDVVPDDVATIDYAFRQRSTAEQYLFTCYSYMPNHGDVSTNPAFMAGDELWFYYPYAIPGYTVNVSSWEIARGNQSVTAPLVSYWNGSNGASKLFQGIRDCNIFLENIPNVPGMDQYEKDQWSAEAIFLKAYYHWWLLHLYGPIPVIDKNLPINASQEEVQVERMPVDSCFNYVVRTMDSAMVNLPDRIQNETVEMGRITIPIAMAIKARILVTAASPLFNGNTAYSNFKSKSGNTFFNQTFDPGKWEKAMIACKDAIDICSGQGYKLNHFAPPVSYNLPPDLQTEMDIRTAVTDNINSEVIWRNTNSLANMIQNMAQPRINSANSTNFSFWGISAVPLNIVNMFYTKNGVPITEDRTLDFTTRGASTRVATADEQYQIQPDYTTAAINFDREPRFYADLGFDGSILFGNGNQTITALNHLEAKQGQYSGWQGTPNNYNITGYWPVKVVNYQNVMSTATSYTITPYAWPVIRMADLYLLYAEALNEVNGPSAEARSWIDQVRERAGIPPVSDAWMNYSNNPSKYTTKEGLREIIHRERLIELAFEGQRFWDLRRWKEAEKTWQGPIQGWDIAKSDVLGYYQVTTLFNRTFQIRDYFWPIAEADLLVNKNLVQNPGW; encoded by the coding sequence ATGAGCGTACAGAAACTTTTGATTTTCCTGGCTATTCCCTGTTTGATCTTCGGCTCCTGCAGGAAATATCTGGATGTTGTTCCCGATGATGTGGCTACCATTGATTATGCTTTCAGGCAAAGATCAACGGCGGAACAATATTTATTTACCTGTTATTCCTACATGCCCAATCATGGTGATGTATCTACTAACCCGGCATTCATGGCCGGAGACGAATTGTGGTTTTATTACCCGTATGCCATTCCGGGGTACACCGTCAATGTTTCTTCCTGGGAAATAGCCAGGGGAAATCAAAGCGTAACCGCACCGCTTGTGAGCTACTGGAATGGAAGCAATGGCGCCTCTAAATTGTTCCAGGGCATCAGGGACTGCAATATCTTCCTGGAGAACATCCCCAATGTACCTGGTATGGACCAGTATGAGAAGGACCAATGGTCAGCAGAAGCGATTTTTCTTAAAGCCTATTACCACTGGTGGCTGCTGCACCTCTATGGCCCCATACCGGTTATCGACAAAAATCTCCCTATCAACGCTTCCCAGGAGGAGGTGCAGGTAGAAAGAATGCCGGTGGATTCCTGCTTTAATTATGTGGTCAGAACAATGGATAGTGCCATGGTCAATCTCCCGGATCGCATCCAGAACGAAACGGTCGAGATGGGCAGGATCACCATACCCATAGCCATGGCCATTAAAGCGCGTATTTTGGTGACTGCGGCCAGTCCATTGTTCAATGGCAATACGGCCTATTCCAATTTCAAAAGCAAATCGGGAAATACATTTTTTAATCAGACGTTCGATCCCGGGAAATGGGAAAAAGCAATGATCGCATGTAAAGACGCCATTGATATTTGTTCCGGACAGGGCTACAAACTGAACCATTTTGCTCCCCCTGTTTCCTATAACCTGCCTCCTGACCTGCAAACGGAAATGGATATAAGGACTGCCGTTACTGATAATATCAATTCAGAAGTTATCTGGAGAAATACGAACAGCCTGGCCAATATGATCCAGAATATGGCACAGCCCCGGATCAATAGTGCCAACAGCACTAATTTCAGCTTTTGGGGCATTTCTGCGGTTCCCCTGAACATCGTCAATATGTTCTATACGAAGAATGGTGTACCGATCACGGAAGACAGAACGCTGGACTTTACCACGAGAGGAGCAAGCACCCGTGTGGCAACCGCGGATGAGCAGTATCAGATCCAGCCGGACTATACCACTGCTGCTATCAATTTCGACAGGGAGCCCCGTTTTTATGCCGACCTGGGATTCGACGGTTCTATCCTGTTCGGCAACGGGAACCAGACGATCACCGCCCTTAACCACCTGGAGGCCAAACAGGGGCAGTATTCCGGTTGGCAGGGGACGCCGAACAATTACAACATTACCGGGTATTGGCCGGTGAAGGTCGTCAATTACCAGAATGTGATGTCCACCGCCACTTCCTATACGATAACCCCTTATGCCTGGCCGGTGATAAGAATGGCCGATCTCTACCTCTTGTACGCAGAAGCATTGAATGAAGTGAACGGTCCGTCTGCTGAAGCCCGTAGCTGGATCGACCAGGTCCGTGAGAGGGCCGGGATACCTCCCGTGAGCGATGCCTGGATGAATTATTCGAACAATCCTTCGAAGTACACCACAAAGGAGGGCTTACGGGAGATCATACACCGGGAGCGCCTGATCGAGCTGGCCTTTGAAGGGCAGCGGTTCTGGGACCTGAGAAGGTGGAAGGAGGCTGAAAAGACCTGGCAGGGGCCCATTCAGGGCTGGGATATCGCCAAGTCGGATGTGCTGGGTTACTACCAGGTGACGACATTGTTCAACCGCACATTCCAGATCAGGGATTATTTCTGGCCTATTGCCGAAGCCGATCTGCTGGTGAATAAGAACCTGGTTCAGAATCCGGGATGGTGA
- a CDS encoding DUF5000 domain-containing lipoprotein produces MIITGCKEEKVEPLPNSGSAIPLPVTDLKVANLHGGAKITYTVPPDPNLLYVEAVWKHKGINRNAKSSYYANTLTLQGFGDTSECEVKVYSVSKSEKRSDPLTVTVNPLSAPVQEVYRSLTVKPDFGGINVGFINDTRGDVVITVLTQDSTGKLAPADAFYTNLARDSFSVRGFDASPRVFGVFVKDRWDNLSDTLYSTQTPFFELLLDKSRFREVNPYPGDVNAQIYSGNYPMRNLWDSKTNTIYVTAQGLGLPQSFTVDLGVTAKLSRMKYFQRMSAAFYFTSGTPEIFDIYGSNDPAPDGSWDSWTLLQHCVSKKPSGLPLGTVSNDDVAYAQAGEDFSFPLGAEPYRYLRFKVLKSYGNATNITFSELTFWGAY; encoded by the coding sequence ATGATCATTACAGGATGTAAAGAAGAAAAAGTTGAACCGCTTCCGAATTCCGGCTCAGCCATTCCCTTGCCCGTAACAGACCTGAAGGTGGCAAATCTGCATGGCGGGGCAAAGATCACGTACACCGTACCGCCCGATCCCAACCTGTTGTATGTTGAAGCAGTCTGGAAACATAAAGGGATTAACCGGAATGCCAAATCCTCGTATTATGCCAATACCCTTACGCTTCAGGGATTTGGCGATACAAGTGAATGCGAAGTTAAAGTGTATTCCGTCAGCAAAAGTGAGAAAAGATCAGATCCCTTAACGGTTACAGTCAACCCGTTGAGCGCTCCCGTACAGGAAGTGTACAGGAGCCTGACGGTTAAGCCGGACTTTGGCGGCATTAATGTCGGATTCATCAATGATACCCGGGGCGATGTGGTGATAACAGTGCTGACCCAGGATTCAACAGGCAAACTGGCGCCCGCAGATGCCTTTTATACCAATCTCGCGAGAGACTCCTTCTCGGTCCGTGGATTTGATGCCTCTCCCAGGGTTTTCGGGGTCTTCGTGAAGGATAGATGGGACAATCTTTCCGATACCCTGTATAGCACACAAACGCCGTTCTTCGAACTGCTGCTGGATAAATCCCGGTTCAGGGAAGTCAATCCCTATCCCGGGGACGTGAATGCGCAGATCTATTCGGGTAATTATCCCATGCGCAATTTATGGGATAGCAAGACAAACACCATCTATGTGACAGCTCAGGGATTGGGGTTACCCCAGAGCTTTACGGTCGATCTGGGCGTAACGGCCAAATTAAGCCGGATGAAATATTTCCAGCGTATGAGCGCCGCATTTTATTTTACTTCCGGCACACCGGAGATCTTCGATATCTATGGGTCCAACGATCCTGCTCCGGATGGCAGCTGGGACAGCTGGACGCTGCTGCAGCACTGTGTCTCGAAGAAACCGTCGGGACTTCCGTTAGGCACGGTTTCCAATGACGATGTTGCTTATGCCCAGGCCGGGGAGGACTTCAGTTTCCCGCTGGGCGCCGAACCCTACCGGTACCTGCGGTTCAAGGTCCTGAAATCCTATGGAAATGCAACAAATATCACTTTTTCCGAGCTGACATTCTGGGGCGCGTATTAG
- a CDS encoding DUF4998 domain-containing protein, with the protein MQQPKYKRYGIACLILFAVMSCSKMNSTYEQFIKDGPIVYPGRADSVQAFAGNGRVLLTWAIPSDQNITGYKVFWNFGADSLSLPGTKPAGEDSVMVYIDSLREGTYNFTVYSYDKDGHRSVGTNVTGSVYGPVFLSTISNRPIRTMEKDVPASSIIVAWVGLDSRCLGTKWVYTGTDGLPGSFFSAIGDSTIITSCDVTQPISYRSLFLPEPAAIDTFYTDFKSL; encoded by the coding sequence ATGCAACAACCGAAGTATAAAAGATATGGTATCGCCTGTCTCATTCTTTTTGCTGTCATGTCATGCAGCAAGATGAATTCCACCTATGAACAGTTTATTAAAGATGGACCTATCGTGTATCCCGGACGGGCCGATTCTGTGCAGGCATTTGCAGGCAATGGAAGGGTGCTGCTCACCTGGGCGATCCCTTCGGATCAAAATATCACAGGTTATAAGGTGTTCTGGAATTTTGGGGCGGACTCCCTTTCCCTTCCGGGAACCAAACCGGCCGGGGAGGATTCGGTTATGGTGTATATTGACAGCCTGCGTGAAGGGACATACAATTTTACCGTTTACTCCTACGATAAGGACGGCCACAGATCGGTAGGCACCAATGTCACAGGGAGCGTGTATGGTCCGGTCTTTTTATCAACGATCTCCAACAGGCCTATCCGGACAATGGAAAAGGATGTTCCTGCGTCTTCCATCATTGTTGCCTGGGTAGGGCTGGATTCAAGATGCCTGGGAACGAAATGGGTTTATACCGGCACCGATGGATTGCCCGGGAGCTTTTTTTCAGCCATCGGAGACAGCACCATCATTACTTCCTGTGATGTTACGCAGCCGATATCATATAGAAGCCTGTTCCTTCCGGAGCCCGCTGCAATAGACACTTTTTATACAGATTTTAAATCATTGTAA